From a region of the Myroides sp. JBRI-B21084 genome:
- a CDS encoding helix-turn-helix domain-containing protein — MSGEKFGIVHIPYEEWQAQTSKIEYLTKCVLKLLAKNQKETMTVNEACEFLKCSRNTLNSYVEKGLLKPIQVKQQKYSKVLFKREDLEYLINTVQQSQ; from the coding sequence ATGAGTGGCGAAAAATTTGGCATAGTACATATACCTTACGAGGAATGGCAAGCCCAAACTAGTAAAATTGAGTACTTAACAAAGTGCGTGCTTAAACTTTTGGCTAAAAATCAAAAGGAAACAATGACAGTTAATGAAGCATGTGAGTTTTTAAAATGCTCACGTAATACATTAAATAGTTATGTTGAAAAAGGTTTATTAAAACCAATTCAAGTAAAACAGCAAAAGTACTCTAAAGTATTATTTAAAAGGGAAGATTTGGAGTATTTAATAAATACTGTACAACAAAGTCAATAA
- a CDS encoding ATP-dependent Clp protease proteolytic subunit has protein sequence MSRIEVTAINENSKEYLIKITDEIIVGSSDIIRQITDDLIFKGTKDVQVYINSRGGNVFEASEIVNQLKRFNNVTLLIGSVSASASTYIMAHFKSKAFKSSQFMIHSPKMTTSGDYITIENDLKLLKNITLDYVNAYASKLNKSNVEIEAMFKNGDNWFNSDEALQIGLLDEIIENSTLDNKTEVKALVSDVKVDYWQQITSKWTFEDWAEKDPEGLKNMMVNDPKRFEAISTAYYGK, from the coding sequence ATGAGTAGAATTGAAGTAACAGCAATCAATGAAAACAGTAAAGAATATCTTATAAAAATAACGGATGAAATTATTGTTGGTTCAAGTGATATTATACGTCAAATTACAGATGATTTAATTTTTAAAGGTACTAAAGACGTGCAAGTATATATTAACTCTAGGGGTGGTAATGTATTTGAAGCGAGTGAGATTGTAAACCAATTGAAGCGATTTAATAATGTAACGCTATTAATTGGTAGTGTGTCTGCTAGTGCATCAACTTATATTATGGCACATTTTAAATCTAAAGCTTTTAAAAGTTCTCAATTTATGATACATAGCCCCAAAATGACTACATCGGGCGATTATATAACCATTGAAAATGATTTAAAACTACTAAAAAATATAACGCTTGATTATGTTAATGCTTATGCAAGTAAATTAAATAAAAGCAATGTAGAAATAGAAGCTATGTTTAAAAATGGGGATAATTGGTTTAATTCAGATGAAGCTTTACAAATTGGGCTTTTAGATGAAATAATTGAAAATAGTACCCTAGATAATAAAACGGAAGTTAAAGCCCTTGTAAGTGATGTAAAAGTAGATTATTGGCAACAAATTACTAGTAAGTGGACTTTTGAAGATTGGGCTGAAAAAGATCCCGAGGGGTTAAAAAATATGATGGTTAATGATCCTAAAAGATTTGAAGCCATAAGTACAGCGTATTACGGTAAATAA
- a CDS encoding RHS repeat-associated core domain-containing protein: MRGSPRPKHTNKKWRQNNYYPFGLKHQGYNNLSGDGYKYKLNGKEYEDAFGLNIYEMDLRQLDPAIGRWVVQDPVVHHDYSPYSAFDNNPVYWSDPSGADSQKNITIADLFNKAGSGTTTFSFENGQLVGESFAENIKATLEKSYLFLDAPTDDNGDGGGNGDGSGKNKGANNKGIGTISVLGVKIPTFFGAPVNVIPGDFKEASFFKGMINISQASWNRYKTLGLDSSTGRLLMHEYGHFLQRLMGGTIQYDYVAISSFIDFLQTDYEGHQKHWSEIQASTLAAYYFDFNKGFLKENLIDDRYVNELILQSLKGGYQQHPNYKP; the protein is encoded by the coding sequence TTGCGAGGTTCGCCGAGACCAAAACATACAAATAAAAAGTGGAGGCAAAACAACTACTACCCATTTGGTTTAAAACACCAAGGATACAACAATTTATCGGGCGATGGTTATAAATATAAGTTAAACGGTAAGGAATATGAGGATGCTTTTGGTCTGAATATTTACGAAATGGATCTTCGTCAGTTAGATCCTGCTATCGGGCGTTGGGTAGTTCAAGATCCTGTTGTACACCATGATTATTCACCGTACAGTGCGTTTGATAATAACCCGGTATATTGGAGTGATCCGAGTGGAGCTGATAGTCAGAAAAATATTACAATTGCTGATTTGTTTAATAAAGCTGGTAGTGGAACTACAACATTTAGTTTTGAAAATGGACAACTTGTAGGAGAGTCATTTGCAGAGAATATTAAAGCAACATTAGAAAAATCATACTTGTTTTTAGACGCACCAACTGATGACAATGGTGATGGTGGCGGAAACGGTGATGGTAGCGGAAAAAATAAAGGAGCGAATAACAAAGGTATTGGTACCATAAGCGTTTTAGGCGTTAAAATACCAACTTTTTTTGGAGCACCTGTAAATGTGATTCCAGGCGATTTTAAAGAAGCAAGCTTTTTTAAGGGAATGATTAATATTTCACAGGCATCTTGGAATAGATATAAAACTCTTGGATTAGATTCAAGTACAGGAAGGTTACTTATGCATGAATATGGACATTTTTTACAAAGATTGATGGGAGGTACCATACAATATGATTATGTGGCAATATCAAGTTTTATTGATTTTCTTCAAACAGATTATGAAGGTCATCAAAAACATTGGAGTGAAATACAAGCAAGTACTTTAGCGGCATATTATTTTGACTTTAATAAAGGCTTTTTGAAAGAAAACTTAATTGATGATAGATATGTAAATGAATTAATATTACAAAGCTTAAAAGGAGGTTACCAACAACATCCAAATTATAAACCCTAA
- a CDS encoding ABC transporter permease encodes MNTVFYIAKRYAFSKSKTKAINIITRISTIGIVVSSMALFVVLSVFSGLEQFALSFANKIDPDLVVLPTKGKTINLTPTQEQKLQQLSKSIKFSHVIEDRVIFTYGDKQIVAFIKAVDKNYTQTVAINNHIAYGQWLQPNTNDAVLGNGLANEMSAGMYSNDKLLEVLAMKPGKGLITMPNDAYNKLPLYPSGIYSLNNLETDNKYIYTDINIGRNLLDYKNNQVSKIEFKVLQNFSENEAVKTLKDIFPNQIIKNRSQLNEGLYKMLKTESLAIYLIFTLIIIVTLFCLTGALIMIILEKKEHIKTLYDIGFTQNKLKRIFLYQGLILAISGIVIGLALGILITFLQQKFAFIKVADDFPYPVIFSWQNTLLVVATLLILSIIASFIAASRIKILMNK; translated from the coding sequence TTGAACACCGTATTTTATATAGCCAAAAGGTATGCTTTTAGTAAAAGCAAAACAAAAGCCATAAATATTATTACCCGTATTTCAACCATTGGAATTGTGGTAAGTAGTATGGCTTTGTTTGTGGTTTTATCAGTTTTTAGTGGTTTAGAACAATTTGCTTTATCGTTTGCAAATAAAATTGATCCCGATTTAGTGGTGTTACCCACTAAAGGTAAAACCATAAATTTAACACCTACACAAGAGCAAAAATTACAGCAATTATCAAAAAGCATTAAGTTTTCACATGTTATTGAAGACCGCGTGATTTTTACTTATGGCGATAAGCAAATTGTGGCTTTTATTAAAGCGGTTGATAAAAATTATACCCAAACGGTTGCTATAAATAACCACATTGCTTACGGACAATGGTTGCAACCAAATACGAACGATGCAGTTTTAGGGAATGGTTTGGCAAATGAAATGTCGGCTGGAATGTATTCTAACGATAAGTTATTAGAAGTTTTAGCCATGAAACCCGGTAAAGGTTTAATTACAATGCCTAATGACGCTTACAACAAATTGCCTTTGTATCCATCGGGTATATACAGTTTAAACAATTTAGAAACCGATAACAAATATATTTATACCGATATAAATATTGGCAGAAATTTGTTAGATTATAAAAACAATCAGGTATCAAAAATAGAATTTAAAGTTTTACAAAACTTTTCAGAAAATGAAGCTGTTAAAACATTAAAAGATATTTTTCCAAATCAAATAATAAAAAATCGTTCGCAATTAAACGAAGGGTTGTATAAAATGCTAAAAACCGAAAGTTTGGCAATTTATTTAATTTTTACCTTAATAATTATTGTAACCTTGTTTTGTTTAACTGGTGCTTTAATAATGATAATTTTAGAAAAAAAAGAGCATATTAAAACTTTATACGATATAGGATTTACCCAAAATAAATTGAAACGTATTTTTTTATATCAAGGGCTAATTTTGGCAATTTCGGGTATTGTTATAGGTTTAGCATTGGGTATTTTAATTACTTTTTTACAACAAAAGTTTGCTTTTATTAAAGTAGCCGATGATTTTCCGTATCCAGTAATTTTTAGTTGGCAAAATACGCTATTAGTTGTTGCAACTTTGTTAATTTTAAGTATAATTGCATCTTTTATTGCTGCAAGTAGAATAAAAATTTTGATGAATAAATAA
- a CDS encoding helix-turn-helix domain-containing protein → MTKEDFIQLRENLGLTQTELSEKISISRSTIAKIETGKIDISVKIEKKFLEYIKGLEKTDLLDSSSLINEMSYFDVISENDYQQIEKYAITHADTLKIKFYLKFSETFLRGITDSNFSSVTDIIKNINNIFEIAEKLGITEDEYYNTKFYSLGSPNSYINRSFEDYQFNEMDFNNRKIKDVFRYLILESIKDDLEINLTSRINYLKSGIGILDIKKGTY, encoded by the coding sequence ATGACTAAAGAAGATTTTATACAACTGCGTGAAAATCTAGGACTTACGCAAACAGAATTAAGTGAAAAAATTTCTATAAGTAGAAGTACAATAGCTAAAATTGAAACAGGTAAAATTGATATTTCAGTAAAAATTGAAAAGAAATTTCTTGAATACATTAAAGGTTTAGAAAAAACCGATTTACTTGATTCAAGTTCATTAATTAATGAAATGAGTTATTTTGATGTTATATCCGAAAATGATTATCAACAAATAGAAAAATACGCAATAACACATGCTGACACTTTAAAAATTAAGTTTTACTTAAAATTTTCTGAAACATTTTTAAGAGGGATAACAGATAGTAATTTTAGTTCTGTAACAGATATTATTAAAAACATAAATAATATTTTTGAAATAGCTGAAAAGCTAGGAATTACAGAAGATGAATATTACAATACAAAATTTTATAGTTTAGGTTCGCCAAATTCCTACATAAATAGATCTTTTGAAGATTATCAATTTAATGAAATGGATTTTAATAATAGAAAAATTAAAGACGTTTTTAGATATTTAATATTAGAAAGTATTAAAGACGATTTAGAAATAAATCTTACAAGTAGAATTAACTACCTAAAAAGTGGTATTGGAATTTTAGATATTAAAAAAGGGACTTATTAA
- a CDS encoding terminase gpP N-terminus-related DNA-binding protein has protein sequence MSDKTKRTRNKYTLEDKANALRYYLLGLNFAEISKLLNVTVRTLESWQKAEKWTEQKAGKQIEKKAFEMFTDKKMKIEQIAKVLNKSIPTISRYLKKVRDEQRSIN, from the coding sequence ATGAGTGATAAAACGAAAAGAACTAGAAACAAATACACTTTAGAAGATAAGGCAAATGCTTTAAGGTATTATTTGTTAGGGTTAAATTTTGCCGAAATAAGCAAATTATTGAATGTTACAGTTAGAACGCTTGAAAGTTGGCAAAAGGCTGAAAAATGGACAGAACAAAAAGCGGGCAAACAAATTGAAAAAAAAGCTTTTGAAATGTTTACAGATAAAAAAATGAAAATTGAACAAATAGCAAAAGTTTTAAATAAAAGTATTCCAACAATAAGTAGATATTTAAAAAAGGTTAGAGATGAACAAAGATCAATTAATTGA
- a CDS encoding STAS-like domain-containing protein yields MLHLEKDVAISLSDIVDNTGANSEGFKLFSLLIKHENERVILSLDKNMGFSTSFLNSSIGQYIDRFGYENYKRKIAYKCTKKQYDIISSYINKFTQLV; encoded by the coding sequence ATGCTACATTTAGAAAAAGATGTTGCTATATCATTAAGTGATATAGTAGACAATACAGGCGCAAATTCTGAGGGATTTAAATTATTTTCATTGTTAATTAAACATGAAAATGAAAGAGTTATATTGAGTTTAGATAAAAATATGGGGTTTTCAACTTCTTTTTTGAATAGTTCAATAGGTCAATATATTGATAGATTCGGATATGAAAATTATAAAAGAAAAATAGCTTATAAGTGTACTAAAAAGCAATATGATATTATAAGTTCTTATATTAATAAGTTTACTCAATTAGTATAA
- a CDS encoding RHS repeat domain-containing protein, which yields MQFFPHAEGYVEFKNNQYLYTYQYKDHLGNIRLTYRDGYRNHPTLEYLKDGVIQVTEIIEENNYYPFGLKHKGYNEYADYSATNKYKYAYGGKELNDELGLDLYDFGARNYDAAIGRWLNVDPLAEKMNAYSPYNYALNNPLIFVDEDGKEPVPWWVQRTNSQWYWGDSKSFNSAAIYNTNKLNSSAYQTISQRNDYYNWANSKLSNKSKWFEAADIVTRFVGVGAAEWINLGTIKDSSEKFLKEGNEYLFSYNMKNAKDLIKNGKLEGGFYSAEGEFVSFEGKRGRELDYAMVEYEQTKLSSFMPEYKQRNDLSDADMNYIIDNVSSTMKYSKGDVKKIMNKYFDGGENFNFGSYKHRVILGKALIDGLYEE from the coding sequence TTGCAGTTTTTCCCGCATGCTGAGGGTTATGTAGAATTTAAAAATAATCAATACCTTTATACGTATCAATACAAAGATCATTTAGGAAATATACGTTTAACCTACCGTGACGGATATAGAAACCACCCAACACTAGAATATCTAAAAGACGGTGTAATACAGGTAACTGAGATTATAGAAGAAAATAATTACTATCCGTTTGGGTTAAAACATAAAGGATACAATGAATATGCCGATTATAGTGCTACCAATAAGTATAAATACGCTTATGGCGGTAAAGAATTAAACGACGAATTAGGATTAGATTTATATGATTTTGGAGCACGTAATTACGATGCTGCTATTGGTAGATGGTTGAATGTGGATCCGCTCGCGGAGAAGATGAATGCATATTCTCCGTACAATTACGCATTAAATAATCCGCTTATATTTGTTGATGAAGATGGTAAAGAACCTGTGCCATGGTGGGTCCAAAGAACAAATTCACAATGGTATTGGGGAGATTCAAAATCATTTAATTCAGCTGCTATTTACAATACAAACAAATTAAATTCATCTGCGTATCAGACAATTTCTCAAAGAAACGATTACTACAATTGGGCAAATAGCAAGTTAAGTAATAAAAGTAAATGGTTTGAAGCGGCAGATATAGTAACAAGGTTTGTAGGAGTTGGAGCAGCAGAATGGATTAATTTAGGTACTATTAAAGATTCATCTGAGAAATTTTTAAAGGAAGGAAATGAATATTTGTTCTCTTATAATATGAAAAACGCTAAAGATCTTATTAAAAACGGTAAGTTAGAGGGAGGTTTTTATAGTGCAGAAGGAGAGTTTGTTTCTTTTGAAGGAAAAAGAGGCAGAGAACTTGATTATGCAATGGTTGAGTATGAACAGACAAAATTAAGTAGTTTTATGCCAGAATATAAACAACGAAATGATTTATCTGATGCGGATATGAATTATATAATAGATAACGTATCATCTACAATGAAATATTCAAAAGGAGATGTGAAGAAAATCATGAACAAATATTTTGATGGAGGTGAAAATTTTAATTTTGGTAGTTATAAACATAGAGTGATTTTAGGAAAAGCGTTAATTGATGGATTATATGAAGAATAA
- the rbfA gene encoding 30S ribosome-binding factor RbfA, with protein METNRQKKMGALLQADLVDILQGEIRKNGISNLIITVSKVNITTDLSIAKVYLSIFPTEKAGELLKAIQSNAPLIKHDLAQRVKNQLRKVPNLIFYIDDSLDYIEKIDSALKGDENPIENRELLDRRKKK; from the coding sequence ATGGAAACAAACAGACAAAAAAAAATGGGGGCTTTGTTACAAGCCGACCTAGTTGATATATTACAAGGAGAAATTCGTAAAAACGGAATTTCAAACTTAATAATAACCGTTTCAAAGGTTAATATTACTACCGATTTATCTATTGCTAAGGTGTATTTAAGTATTTTTCCTACCGAAAAAGCGGGTGAATTGTTAAAGGCTATTCAATCAAACGCACCACTTATTAAACATGATTTGGCGCAACGTGTTAAAAATCAATTGCGTAAAGTACCTAATTTGATTTTTTATATTGATGATAGTTTAGATTATATCGAAAAAATTGATTCTGCTTTAAAAGGTGATGAAAACCCTATTGAAAATAGAGAGCTACTTGATCGTAGAAAGAAAAAATAA
- a CDS encoding site-specific integrase yields MQKIKFKTIYNRKKALNKEGKALIQVECYLNGKRKYLTTNIYLEPKYWSEKTATIKTDYPNSIFLNKSIKDLINRIEEIELEHINKNRSFNLESIETFLNSNKPQSFTEFMTNEIEEMNLKVGTKKNHTATLSKLNEFRKVVYFDDLNYDFLDRFKKHLIKKYNPSKNTIYKYFKHIKTHVNTAINKGYIDLKDYPFRTFKVEQEESKKVYLTPQEIIKIEDVELETDAQKYVRDMFMFSVYTGLRYGDVFALTRNNIKNIEGSDWLVLDMEKTSDVVKIPIDTLFNGKPKRIINKYTVLGRNLCFKEVTNQHCNRILKEIKNLAKVDKKITFHSARHTTATYLIYKGVPITTVGKILGHRKLETTQIYAHIMDQTITNDIKAVNFD; encoded by the coding sequence ATGCAAAAAATTAAATTTAAAACGATTTATAATCGTAAGAAAGCCCTCAATAAAGAGGGTAAAGCTTTAATTCAAGTAGAATGCTATTTGAACGGTAAAAGAAAATATTTAACTACAAATATTTATTTAGAGCCGAAATACTGGAGTGAAAAGACTGCTACTATTAAAACAGATTATCCTAACTCTATTTTTTTAAATAAATCAATAAAGGATCTTATAAACAGAATTGAAGAAATAGAACTAGAGCATATTAATAAAAACAGGTCTTTTAATCTTGAAAGTATTGAAACTTTTTTAAATTCAAATAAACCTCAATCATTTACCGAATTTATGACAAATGAAATTGAGGAAATGAATTTAAAAGTAGGAACTAAAAAAAATCATACTGCCACATTATCAAAACTTAATGAATTTAGAAAGGTTGTTTATTTTGATGATCTAAACTATGATTTTTTAGATCGGTTTAAGAAACATTTAATCAAGAAATATAACCCTAGTAAAAATACGATTTACAAGTATTTTAAACATATAAAAACACATGTAAATACTGCAATTAATAAAGGGTATATTGATTTAAAAGATTATCCGTTTAGAACTTTCAAAGTAGAACAGGAAGAAAGTAAAAAAGTTTATTTAACCCCACAGGAAATAATAAAAATTGAAGATGTTGAACTAGAAACCGATGCACAAAAATACGTGCGTGATATGTTTATGTTTTCTGTTTATACAGGTTTGCGTTACGGTGATGTTTTCGCTTTAACTAGAAATAATATTAAAAATATTGAGGGTAGTGATTGGCTTGTGTTAGATATGGAAAAAACAAGCGATGTTGTAAAAATACCTATTGATACTTTGTTTAATGGTAAACCAAAACGAATAATTAATAAATATACGGTATTAGGGCGAAATTTGTGTTTTAAAGAAGTAACTAACCAACATTGCAACAGAATACTTAAAGAGATAAAAAACCTCGCTAAAGTTGATAAAAAGATAACTTTTCATAGTGCAAGGCATACAACAGCTACTTATTTAATTTATAAGGGTGTACCCATTACCACAGTTGGTAAAATATTAGGGCATAGAAAACTAGAAACCACTCAAATTTATGCACATATAATGGATCAAACAATAACAAACGATATTAAAGCTGTAAATTTTGATTAA
- a CDS encoding RHS repeat domain-containing protein → MKKVIQSNSGATQTIDYLFGFEYENGTLQTFPHAEGYVKNNAGNYVYHYIYKDHLGNNRLVYADLNNDGTINPANEIVEENNYYPFGLKHEGYNNLPGAGYKYKFLNKEYEDSFALNVTETDFRHYDSALGRFNVVDPLAELAPDFTPYRYGFNNPVFWQDASGLFESYAAARYYQLSRGLFGSSIMYDNEAGDGHWYIDTGSSMISQLGDKILKVYEMDGEWISDITESAGGGGPESSSSKKSDGGFWKFIETGGMFNIWGKMKDDPGFKPNSRKRSVVDASMNYDQVITQTLAKYWWARVREILGGIDTRNGNIRSNLNITVTKPKSDTSSSEENTTTKDKQKIIKIQLRNFILDESTNTVVPRTHYVEPVYESQVPEYIKMMKQDSMNQLPK, encoded by the coding sequence ATGAAGAAGGTTATACAATCAAACAGTGGTGCGACACAAACCATCGATTATTTGTTTGGTTTTGAATACGAAAATGGCACGTTACAAACCTTTCCGCATGCAGAGGGATATGTTAAAAACAATGCTGGTAATTATGTTTATCATTATATTTACAAAGACCATTTAGGTAACAACCGATTAGTATATGCCGATTTGAATAACGATGGAACCATAAACCCGGCTAACGAAATTGTAGAAGAAAACAACTATTACCCGTTTGGTTTAAAACATGAAGGGTACAACAATTTACCGGGAGCAGGTTATAAATATAAGTTCTTAAACAAAGAATACGAAGACAGCTTTGCGCTTAATGTAACAGAGACCGACTTTAGACATTACGACAGTGCGTTAGGAAGGTTTAATGTTGTAGATCCGCTGGCTGAGTTGGCGCCTGACTTTACACCGTATCGTTACGGGTTTAATAATCCTGTGTTTTGGCAAGATGCTTCGGGATTGTTCGAGAGTTATGCTGCTGCTCGTTATTATCAGTTAAGTCGTGGATTGTTTGGATCATCAATAATGTATGATAATGAAGCTGGAGATGGACATTGGTATATTGATACAGGTAGTAGCATGATTTCACAATTAGGAGACAAAATTTTAAAGGTTTATGAAATGGATGGAGAATGGATATCTGATATTACTGAATCAGCAGGTGGTGGTGGACCCGAAAGTTCATCATCTAAAAAAAGTGATGGGGGTTTTTGGAAGTTTATTGAAACAGGTGGTATGTTTAATATTTGGGGTAAAATGAAAGATGATCCTGGGTTTAAACCCAACTCAAGAAAACGTAGTGTAGTAGATGCTTCAATGAACTACGATCAGGTGATCACTCAAACATTGGCTAAATATTGGTGGGCAAGAGTAAGAGAGATATTAGGTGGAATTGATACCAGAAACGGTAATATACGAAGCAACCTTAATATAACCGTAACTAAACCTAAAAGTGATACAAGTTCTTCAGAAGAAAATACCACGACGAAAGATAAACAAAAAATAATAAAAATTCAATTAAGAAATTTTATACTTGATGAAAGTACTAATACGGTAGTTCCACGTACTCATTATGTTGAGCCCGTTTACGAAAGTCAAGTTCCAGAATATATAAAAATGATGAAACAAGATTCTATGAATCAATTACCTAAATAA
- the mce gene encoding methylmalonyl-CoA epimerase has protein sequence MRKIEHIGIAVKNLQESNALFEKLFGAPAYKEEEVESEGVKTSFFMNGPNKIELLEATKPDSPIAKFLEKKGEGIHHIAFDVENIETEIARLQKEGFVVLNEKPKKGADNKLVAFLHPKGTNGVLIELCQEIK, from the coding sequence ATGCGTAAAATAGAACATATTGGTATTGCCGTTAAAAATTTACAAGAATCGAACGCTTTGTTTGAAAAACTTTTTGGCGCACCCGCTTATAAAGAAGAAGAAGTAGAAAGCGAAGGAGTAAAAACATCGTTTTTTATGAATGGACCCAATAAAATTGAACTTTTAGAAGCTACTAAACCAGATTCGCCCATTGCAAAATTCTTAGAAAAAAAAGGCGAAGGTATACACCATATTGCATTTGATGTTGAAAATATTGAAACCGAAATTGCGCGTTTACAAAAAGAAGGATTTGTAGTTTTAAACGAAAAACCAAAGAAAGGTGCTGATAACAAATTAGTTGCCTTTTTACACCCAAAAGGCACCAATGGAGTACTTATTGAATTGTGCCAAGAAATTAAATAA